Proteins from a single region of Drosophila biarmipes strain raj3 chromosome 3R, RU_DBia_V1.1, whole genome shotgun sequence:
- the LOC108024352 gene encoding probable ribosome biogenesis protein RLP24, with product MRIETCYFCSSKIYPGHGVNFVRNDCKIFKFCRGKCHKAFKRKKNPRKVGWTKAHRKAAGKELAIDPSFEFEKRRNVPIKYSRETWQKALEAIKRVTEIKEKRTSQFVMERLRKGRQIEIQMDVKDVQRNMSLIRSPAAGLKERRAKEAAEEAALMEEDLPEEKITYVDARELEKKLEEGMGIEDLEMLEA from the exons ATGCGCATTGAAACGTGTTATTTTTGCTCCAGCAAGATATACCCAGGCCACGGGGTGAACTTCGTGCGAAATGACTGCAAG ATCTTCAAATTCTGTCGGGGCAAGTGCCACAAGGCCTTCAAGCGGAAGAAGAACCCCCGCAAGGTCGGCTGGACGAAGGCGCACCGCAAGGCCGCCGGCAAGGAGCTGGCCATCGATCCCAGCTTCGAGTTCGAGAAGCGCCGCAATGTGCCCATCAAATACAGCCGCGAGACCTGGCAGAAGGCTCTGGAGGCCATCAAGCGGGTGACCGAGATCAAGGAGAAGCGCACCAGCCAGTTCGTGATGGAGCGCCTGCGCAAGGGTCGCCAGATCGAAATCCAGATGGACGTCAAGGATGTGCAGCGCAACATGTCCCTCATTCGCTCTCCAGCTGCTGGACTCAAGGAGCGCCGTGCCAAGGAGGCGGCGGAAGAGGCCGCCCTCATGGAGGAGGATCTGCCCGAGGAGAAGATCACCTACGTAGATGCGCGCGAGCTCGAGAAGAAGCTCGAGGAGGGCATGGGTATCGAGGATCTGGAGATGTTAGAAGCCTAA
- the LOC108024353 gene encoding D-aminoacyl-tRNA deacylase isoform X2: protein MSWCPPLDRGCACWWGSRPAIRPKMLSTCRVRKILALRLFEEEGKRWQKSVKDLNLELLCVSQFTLYHRLKGNKPDFSAAMKGEEAQKLYNHFLERLGQSYDSSKIKDGKFGAYMQVHIENDGPVTINLESPEEKQANEEANK from the exons ATGAGCTGGTGTCCTCCATTGGACCGGGGCTGTGCGTGCTGGTGGGGATCAAGGCCAGCGATACGGCCAAAGATGTTGAGTACCTGTAG GGTCCGGAAAATCCTCGCGCTCCGCTTGTTCGAGGAGGAGGGCAAGAGGTGGCAAAAGTCCGTCAAGGATCTCAACCTAGAGCTGCTCTGCGTCTCCCAGTTTACACTGTACCACCGGCTCAAGGGCAACAAGCCAGATTTCTCGGCTGCCATGAAGGGCGAGGAGGCGCAGAAGCTGTACAATCACTTCCTGGAGCGCCTAGGTCAATCCTATGATAGCAGCAAGATTAAAG ATGGCAAATTTGGAGCTTACATGCAGGTGCACATAGAAAACGATGGACCCGTGACCATCAATCTGGAGAGTCCGGAGGAGAAGCAAGCCAATGAGGAAGCGAACAAGTGA
- the LOC108024353 gene encoding D-aminoacyl-tRNA deacylase isoform X1 gives MRAVIQRVKAAKVTVLDELVSSIGPGLCVLVGIKASDTAKDVEYLVRKILALRLFEEEGKRWQKSVKDLNLELLCVSQFTLYHRLKGNKPDFSAAMKGEEAQKLYNHFLERLGQSYDSSKIKDGKFGAYMQVHIENDGPVTINLESPEEKQANEEANK, from the exons TGCTGGATGAGCTGGTGTCCTCCATTGGACCGGGGCTGTGCGTGCTGGTGGGGATCAAGGCCAGCGATACGGCCAAAGATGTTGAGTACCT GGTCCGGAAAATCCTCGCGCTCCGCTTGTTCGAGGAGGAGGGCAAGAGGTGGCAAAAGTCCGTCAAGGATCTCAACCTAGAGCTGCTCTGCGTCTCCCAGTTTACACTGTACCACCGGCTCAAGGGCAACAAGCCAGATTTCTCGGCTGCCATGAAGGGCGAGGAGGCGCAGAAGCTGTACAATCACTTCCTGGAGCGCCTAGGTCAATCCTATGATAGCAGCAAGATTAAAG ATGGCAAATTTGGAGCTTACATGCAGGTGCACATAGAAAACGATGGACCCGTGACCATCAATCTGGAGAGTCCGGAGGAGAAGCAAGCCAATGAGGAAGCGAACAAGTGA